A window of Staphylococcus sp. 17KM0847 contains these coding sequences:
- a CDS encoding aldehyde dehydrogenase: protein MTDFTQHVQQSKDYFNTHETKSLKFRKKQLKCLAKSIKQHEKALLSALAIDLGKNNVEAYATEIGYTLSSIKLAQKSLHKWAKTRSVDTPLWLFPTKSFIMKEPLGTVLIIGPYNYPFQLVFEPLIGALAAGNTAVIKPSELTPHVADVIENIITSTFDPQYVSVVQGDASVIQALLKEPFDHIFFTGSQKVGKIVYKAAAEHLTPVTLELGGKSPVIVDQTANLKVASERICFGKFLNAGQTCVAPDYVLIDKKVKADFIAALRNTLIEFYSATPLSSEDLGVIVNDSHFDRLAQLMDAERKHCVIGGERNTEQRKIAPSIYDAITLDSPLMQDELFGPLLPIMTYETLDDAISTIHSYDKPLALYLFSEDENVTNRILTELSFGGGAINDTVLHLANPRLPFGGIGGSGIGQYHGKYSFNLFSHDKSYIFKTTKLETGLLFPPYKGKLNYLKQILKKG, encoded by the coding sequence ATGACTGACTTTACACAACATGTACAACAATCTAAAGACTATTTTAATACACATGAGACGAAATCATTAAAATTTCGTAAAAAACAGTTAAAGTGCCTTGCTAAAAGTATCAAACAACACGAAAAAGCATTATTATCGGCGTTAGCTATTGATCTTGGTAAAAATAATGTTGAAGCTTATGCCACTGAGATTGGCTATACACTCAGCAGTATTAAACTTGCTCAGAAATCACTCCATAAATGGGCAAAGACACGCTCTGTTGACACACCATTGTGGCTCTTTCCTACAAAAAGTTTTATTATGAAAGAGCCTTTAGGGACAGTCTTAATTATCGGCCCATATAACTATCCTTTCCAATTAGTATTTGAACCATTAATTGGTGCATTGGCTGCTGGAAATACGGCCGTTATTAAACCATCAGAACTCACACCACATGTCGCTGATGTTATTGAGAATATTATTACATCTACTTTTGATCCACAGTATGTATCAGTTGTTCAAGGCGACGCAAGTGTAATTCAAGCACTTTTAAAAGAACCTTTTGACCACATTTTCTTTACTGGTAGCCAAAAAGTAGGAAAAATTGTCTATAAAGCAGCAGCTGAACATTTAACACCTGTAACGTTAGAGTTAGGTGGTAAATCTCCTGTCATTGTCGATCAAACTGCCAATCTTAAAGTAGCGAGCGAACGGATATGCTTTGGTAAATTCTTGAATGCGGGTCAAACATGTGTCGCACCAGATTATGTTCTTATCGATAAAAAGGTAAAAGCCGATTTTATTGCAGCGTTACGAAACACATTGATAGAGTTTTATAGTGCTACTCCATTAAGCAGTGAAGATTTAGGCGTCATTGTAAATGATTCGCATTTTGATCGTTTAGCACAATTAATGGATGCTGAACGTAAACATTGTGTTATAGGGGGAGAACGCAATACGGAGCAACGAAAAATTGCACCAAGTATTTATGACGCTATCACATTAGATTCGCCACTCATGCAAGATGAATTATTCGGTCCACTCTTACCTATTATGACGTATGAAACACTTGATGATGCAATTTCTACGATACATTCTTATGATAAACCATTAGCCTTATATTTATTTAGTGAAGATGAAAATGTTACAAATCGTATATTAACTGAATTATCGTTTGGTGGGGGTGCGATTAATGATACTGTACTACACCTTGCAAACCCACGTTTACCTTTCGGAGGTATAGGTGGTTCGGGTATAGGACAATATCACGGTAAATACTCCTTTAATTTATTTTCACATGACAAGTCATATATATTTAAAACCACTAAGTTAGAAACAGGTTTACTCTTTCCACCTTATAAAGGCAAACTTAATTACCTAAAGCAAATTTTAAAAAAAGGCTAG
- a CDS encoding glycosyl hydrolase family 28-related protein — protein sequence MNINVRDFGATTGNMLKDTIGIQRALNQAKRGPVTVYIPAGTYHITKALKIYNETTLILDDEATLLRTGRDALLKNGSSLKRYKGYEGNGNIHIQGGTFDMNGNVYPYNNTAMCLGHAREIEVYDVTIKNVIGGHGIDACGVDGLYIHECDFLGFYDIKGDRSFSEAIQLDLFVKGAFPKFGRNDGTITKNAVIEHCYFGNSHEGKMNAWNRAIGSHASRVDYYYENVVIQHNVFNGMQDYALTPLKVKNMMIHNNIFLNCRGGIRYLGVYQGKNAVTFDGRHHIKQGGKGLYVIDNIFTHIGDKDTLHFRSHPEAPHHHIEILNNHFQQNCAPIQLTAIDHIIVDQSQNMPTIHQKYVQ from the coding sequence TTGAACATTAATGTGAGAGATTTTGGTGCAACGACAGGTAATATGCTAAAAGATACAATAGGTATTCAACGCGCCTTGAACCAAGCGAAACGAGGACCAGTTACAGTATACATACCAGCAGGAACATATCATATTACAAAGGCTTTGAAAATTTATAATGAAACGACACTTATTCTTGATGACGAGGCAACATTATTGCGCACTGGACGAGATGCATTGCTAAAAAATGGATCAAGCTTAAAGCGTTATAAAGGATATGAAGGTAATGGAAATATTCATATTCAAGGCGGGACGTTTGATATGAATGGCAATGTATACCCCTATAATAATACAGCGATGTGTTTAGGGCATGCACGAGAAATCGAAGTGTATGACGTAACGATTAAAAATGTGATCGGTGGGCACGGTATTGATGCATGTGGAGTAGATGGACTTTATATTCATGAATGTGACTTCCTTGGCTTTTATGATATAAAGGGTGATCGTTCATTCTCAGAAGCAATCCAATTAGACTTATTTGTTAAAGGAGCGTTTCCTAAATTTGGACGCAATGATGGTACAATTACCAAAAATGCAGTGATTGAGCATTGTTATTTTGGCAACTCTCATGAAGGAAAGATGAATGCATGGAACCGTGCTATTGGGTCACATGCTAGTCGTGTAGATTATTATTATGAGAACGTTGTTATACAACACAATGTATTTAATGGGATGCAAGATTATGCGTTGACACCGCTTAAAGTGAAAAATATGATGATTCATAACAATATTTTTCTAAATTGTCGAGGCGGTATTCGATATTTAGGTGTGTATCAAGGGAAAAATGCAGTTACATTTGATGGTCGACATCACATTAAGCAAGGTGGAAAAGGGTTGTACGTTATCGATAATATATTTACTCATATTGGAGATAAAGATACTTTACATTTTCGTAGTCATCCAGAGGCACCACACCACCATATTGAGATTCTTAATAATCATTTTCAACAAAATTGTGCACCGATTCAACTTACTGCTATTGATCATATTATTGTAGATCAGAGTCAAAATATGCCAACAATTCATCAGAAATATGTGCAATAA
- a CDS encoding GNAT family N-acetyltransferase has translation MTYDIHETKNAFYIGDNADAPLAEITFNYHDEQTIDVNHTFVDPSLRGGGVAKQLFDCVIDKAQQENLKIIPSCSYVRKQFEKNASLAAYKA, from the coding sequence ATGACATACGATATTCATGAAACCAAAAATGCATTTTATATCGGAGACAATGCCGACGCACCATTAGCCGAAATAACTTTTAATTATCATGACGAACAAACAATTGATGTTAATCATACATTTGTCGATCCTTCACTCCGTGGCGGTGGCGTAGCTAAGCAATTGTTTGATTGTGTGATTGATAAAGCACAGCAAGAAAACTTGAAGATCATTCCTTCTTGCAGCTATGTGCGTAAACAGTTTGAAAAGAATGCTTCCCTTGCTGCATATAAGGCGTAA
- a CDS encoding C45 family autoproteolytic acyltransferase/hydolase: MQNVNSDILTFRGNHYDYGVSVGNWLKQTEMLKNREKEWRKRVPRFDIDIRETYHIFQTFAPRIWDEIRGLQDVLNIPTRQAILNFAHYRFTSLPDSGCSVFIGDGYLVRNYDYHPATYDARYQLYQPTDGGYAQIGPMSRTTGRMDGMNEYGLVMAYNFMHRKKPANGFVCYMIGRLILEYCQNVDEAIALLKQLPHRSSFSYIVLDATGAHAIVEVTPRGLDVRYNHTCTNHFELLTHENRNYTKESIARLARIERQIPKQTAQRFDVFHYFNNPQYEIYSKLFNSWSGTIHTTMYDPKTLTAWIALGENQSPVAFDFQSWLEGHPIDQKKLKGQLDTDIQFATK; the protein is encoded by the coding sequence ATGCAAAATGTGAATTCAGATATTTTGACTTTTAGAGGAAACCATTATGATTACGGTGTTTCAGTAGGAAATTGGCTAAAACAAACTGAAATGCTTAAAAATAGAGAAAAAGAGTGGCGTAAGCGTGTACCTCGATTTGATATAGATATTCGTGAAACCTATCACATCTTTCAAACCTTTGCACCTCGTATATGGGACGAGATACGTGGTTTACAAGATGTCTTAAATATACCAACTCGACAAGCGATATTAAACTTTGCACACTATCGTTTTACTAGCCTTCCTGATAGTGGATGTAGCGTTTTTATTGGGGATGGTTATTTAGTACGCAATTATGACTATCATCCTGCGACATATGATGCACGCTACCAACTCTATCAACCGACAGATGGAGGATATGCACAGATCGGCCCTATGTCTCGTACAACTGGCAGAATGGACGGTATGAATGAATATGGTCTTGTCATGGCATATAACTTTATGCATCGAAAAAAACCAGCAAACGGGTTTGTATGTTATATGATTGGTCGTCTTATATTAGAATATTGTCAAAACGTAGATGAGGCAATTGCATTACTCAAACAATTACCACATCGCAGTTCATTTAGCTATATTGTTTTAGATGCCACTGGTGCACATGCTATTGTAGAGGTTACACCACGTGGATTAGATGTTCGTTATAATCATACATGCACCAATCATTTTGAATTATTAACACATGAGAATCGTAATTATACAAAAGAGTCCATAGCGCGTTTAGCCCGTATTGAACGTCAAATCCCTAAACAAACTGCTCAACGCTTTGACGTATTTCATTATTTCAATAACCCTCAATATGAAATATATAGTAAGCTGTTCAACAGTTGGAGTGGTACTATTCACACAACAATGTATGATCCTAAAACTTTAACTGCTTGGATCGCATTGGGAGAAAATCAGTCTCCTGTCGCATTTGATTTTCAATCGTGGTTAGAAGGTCATCCCATCGATCAAAAAAAATTGAAAGGTCAACTCGATACCGACATTCAATTTGCAACGAAATAA
- a CDS encoding cysteine hydrolase family protein — MTNKALLIVDYSYDFIADDGKLTCGVAGQHIEPFIAQRIRDYAETETPIFFLMDLHFEEDPYHPETQLFPPHNINGTAGRQLYGEIQSIYKQLQDHPFVHFIDKRRYDSFYGTPLDSLLRERHIDTLEIVGVCTDICVLHTAISAYNLGYHLIIPKQGVASFNPVGHDWALSHFQNSLGAEVE; from the coding sequence ATGACAAATAAAGCATTGTTAATTGTAGATTATTCATACGACTTTATTGCAGACGATGGCAAGCTCACGTGTGGCGTAGCGGGTCAACATATCGAACCTTTTATCGCCCAACGTATTCGAGACTATGCCGAGACAGAAACACCTATTTTTTTCTTAATGGATTTACACTTTGAAGAAGATCCCTATCACCCTGAAACACAACTTTTTCCACCACATAATATTAACGGTACAGCAGGTCGCCAATTATACGGTGAAATTCAAAGCATTTATAAACAACTACAAGATCACCCTTTTGTACATTTTATTGATAAACGTCGCTATGATTCTTTTTATGGTACACCTCTTGATAGTTTACTGCGAGAGCGTCATATCGATACACTTGAGATTGTGGGTGTTTGTACAGATATTTGTGTACTCCATACAGCAATCAGTGCCTACAATTTAGGGTATCACTTGATTATCCCTAAACAAGGCGTAGCTTCATTTAATCCTGTTGGTCACGATTGGGCGCTATCACACTTTCAAAACAGTTTAGGCGCAGAGGTAGAATAA
- a CDS encoding DUF1700 domain-containing protein, translated as MDKITFLNELEYQLHKLPGHKIDDIMNSYENYFYEEGLKGYADSEIVHSLDTPKQIAKQKYAQYALNNAETKPDVSHIVRAVIATIGVSIVTFCFVLIPLVIVSPFILAFAFASLGMILSPLIVFIWNIWAGLHHFSVSNYLFSFAYFGLGTMFLVVVVKLLIGIRNWLIRYLKWNMNFIKKGTM; from the coding sequence GTGGACAAGATTACTTTTTTAAATGAACTTGAGTATCAACTGCATAAATTACCAGGTCATAAAATTGATGATATTATGAATAGTTATGAAAATTACTTTTATGAAGAAGGACTTAAAGGCTATGCTGATAGTGAGATTGTACACAGTTTGGATACCCCTAAACAAATTGCTAAACAAAAATATGCGCAATATGCCCTGAATAATGCTGAAACCAAACCTGATGTTTCTCATATTGTGCGTGCTGTTATTGCAACAATTGGTGTAAGCATCGTGACATTTTGTTTTGTGCTCATTCCTCTTGTGATTGTATCGCCATTTATTTTGGCTTTTGCATTTGCGTCACTCGGTATGATTTTATCCCCATTAATTGTCTTCATATGGAATATATGGGCAGGTCTCCATCATTTTTCAGTGAGCAACTACTTATTTAGTTTTGCATATTTTGGTTTAGGTACAATGTTTTTGGTAGTTGTAGTGAAGTTGCTTATAGGCATTCGGAACTGGCTTATTCGCTATTTGAAGTGGAATATGAACTTTATCAAAAAAGGAACGATGTAA
- a CDS encoding manganese-dependent inorganic pyrophosphatase — MTTYIFGHQNPDTDAISSAIIMADFEQQNGNDAAKAYRLGDVSPETQYALDYFNVAAPTLLADDLTDQEVILVDHNEFQQSAATIDKAVIKHVIDHHRIANFETASPLYYRAEPVGCTATILYKMYKEQNFEIRPEIAGLMISAIISDSLLFKSPTCTTQDVEAAKALATIANVNLDEYGLNMLKAGASTADKSEEALLDADAKSFSMGDYTVRIGQVNTVDIDEVFARQEALEHAMNKASVENGYDIFVLAITDIINSDSKILVVGAEKERIASAFNTTLDHNAAFLSGVVSRKKQIVPPITSELTK, encoded by the coding sequence ATGACAACTTATATTTTTGGTCATCAAAACCCAGACACAGACGCAATTTCATCTGCTATTATTATGGCAGACTTCGAACAACAAAATGGTAATGATGCTGCTAAAGCCTATCGCTTAGGCGATGTCAGCCCAGAAACACAATATGCTTTAGATTATTTCAACGTAGCAGCACCTACTTTATTAGCAGATGATTTAACAGATCAAGAGGTTATCCTAGTTGATCACAATGAATTCCAACAAAGTGCGGCTACTATTGATAAAGCGGTAATTAAGCATGTTATTGATCACCATCGTATCGCTAACTTTGAAACAGCAAGTCCTTTATATTACCGTGCAGAACCTGTCGGCTGTACAGCTACTATTTTGTATAAGATGTATAAAGAACAAAACTTTGAAATCCGTCCTGAAATTGCAGGTTTAATGATTTCAGCAATTATTTCAGACAGCTTATTGTTCAAATCACCAACATGTACCACTCAAGATGTTGAGGCTGCAAAAGCATTAGCGACTATTGCCAATGTCAATTTAGACGAATACGGTCTGAATATGCTCAAAGCCGGTGCATCCACAGCAGACAAATCAGAAGAAGCTCTGTTAGATGCAGATGCTAAATCTTTCAGTATGGGAGATTATACAGTACGCATTGGACAAGTCAATACAGTAGATATAGACGAAGTGTTTGCAAGACAAGAAGCACTTGAGCATGCTATGAACAAAGCAAGTGTTGAAAATGGATATGATATTTTCGTTCTTGCCATTACAGATATTATCAACAGCGACTCTAAAATTTTAGTGGTTGGTGCCGAAAAAGAGCGTATTGCTTCTGCATTTAATACAACACTCGATCATAATGCTGCCTTTCTATCAGGTGTCGTTTCACGTAAAAAGCAAATCGTTCCACCGATTACTTCAGAACTCACAAAATAA
- a CDS encoding DUF4097 family beta strand repeat-containing protein translates to MTTLHKTYNKGEVQQMVVNTDLTDVTFKSGSDFHVDYTGKDGLDVTKQGHTLQIVERNSSKRKMLNLNPFNTVKSQLEITIPKNQLKNLNVRTQVANVDVEGITLDHVVIENDMNGQVAMRNSHFKHTQVKGYETFIKIKNSQLFDSDISVNKGLIQADQTTVRKSIFKVGKGDITLSMMTPHCDLKGIVDKGDIHMSFQNTPKDVHFKLNPTKGEAQLINPELHQGINGRGTHQIELYTNNGDIIIE, encoded by the coding sequence TTGACTACGCTTCATAAAACATATAACAAAGGTGAAGTGCAACAGATGGTCGTTAATACAGACTTGACGGATGTCACCTTTAAATCGGGTTCGGATTTTCATGTCGATTATACTGGGAAAGATGGGCTAGATGTAACGAAGCAAGGACATACATTACAAATAGTAGAACGTAATAGCTCAAAGCGAAAAATGTTAAACTTAAATCCATTTAATACAGTTAAAAGCCAATTAGAGATTACTATCCCTAAAAATCAATTGAAAAATTTGAATGTACGCACGCAAGTTGCAAATGTAGATGTCGAAGGGATAACATTAGATCATGTTGTTATAGAGAATGATATGAACGGGCAAGTGGCGATGCGTAATAGTCACTTTAAACATACTCAAGTTAAAGGGTATGAAACTTTTATTAAGATTAAGAATAGTCAGTTGTTCGATAGTGATATTAGTGTAAACAAGGGTTTAATTCAAGCAGATCAGACGACCGTACGAAAAAGTATTTTTAAAGTAGGAAAAGGAGATATCACTTTATCAATGATGACCCCTCATTGTGATTTAAAAGGCATTGTAGATAAGGGCGATATTCATATGTCTTTTCAAAATACACCTAAAGACGTTCATTTTAAGCTGAATCCGACAAAGGGAGAAGCTCAATTGATTAATCCAGAACTACATCAAGGCATCAATGGTCGTGGAACCCATCAAATTGAACTTTACACGAATAACGGAGATATTATAATAGAATAA
- a CDS encoding lactonase family protein, whose product MLTKGYIGSYTKKDGKGIYRFELDEQVGRIEAIETGYEVNASTYLSQFQDTLVAVTKNSERAGLATFKIHEDGSLTSTGECLESIKGSGCYVAVSPDGAYVFEAVYGDGVARIYQLDHENHQVSRLIEEVYHEYTPGPNVARQESSHVHYLDVTPEQKYVVAVDLGADLLVTYHYGNKGLDVAHRTQLQPGDGPRHITYHKTGHYAYVVNELSNTVVVMRYEDGRFTELERHLTIPEDFLQPTKLAAVHLSHDQRYLYISNRGHDSIAIFKVLDDGARLEQVDIVSSGDAFPRDFNITSSDDYLVVAHEQGDSKVTVFKRDKENGTLHLVDETHQAAEGVCVKFLA is encoded by the coding sequence ATGTTAACAAAGGGTTATATTGGATCTTATACTAAAAAAGACGGTAAGGGTATTTATCGTTTTGAATTAGATGAACAAGTAGGACGCATTGAAGCAATAGAAACAGGCTATGAAGTCAATGCTTCTACATATTTAAGTCAATTTCAAGATACGTTAGTTGCTGTTACCAAAAATAGTGAACGTGCAGGATTAGCAACTTTTAAAATCCATGAAGATGGAAGCCTAACTTCAACAGGAGAATGTCTTGAATCCATAAAAGGTTCTGGTTGTTATGTAGCGGTATCCCCAGATGGAGCGTATGTTTTTGAAGCAGTATATGGTGATGGTGTCGCACGCATTTATCAATTAGATCATGAAAATCATCAAGTGAGTCGATTAATTGAAGAAGTGTATCATGAATATACACCCGGACCTAATGTAGCAAGACAAGAATCTTCACATGTTCATTATTTAGATGTTACGCCAGAGCAAAAATATGTCGTCGCAGTAGATTTAGGTGCAGATTTACTTGTTACCTATCATTATGGCAACAAAGGTTTGGATGTCGCGCATCGTACGCAATTGCAGCCGGGTGATGGACCTAGACATATCACATATCATAAGACAGGACACTATGCGTATGTTGTAAACGAGTTATCGAATACTGTCGTTGTGATGCGTTATGAAGATGGGCGCTTTACTGAACTAGAACGCCATTTGACAATTCCTGAAGATTTCTTACAACCGACTAAATTGGCTGCTGTACATTTATCTCATGATCAGCGTTATTTATATATTTCTAATAGAGGTCATGATAGTATTGCGATTTTTAAAGTACTAGATGATGGTGCAAGATTAGAACAAGTAGATATTGTATCGAGCGGCGATGCTTTTCCACGTGATTTTAATATTACATCGTCAGACGATTACCTTGTTGTTGCACATGAGCAGGGAGATTCTAAAGTAACCGTATTTAAGCGTGATAAAGAGAACGGGACGTTGCATTTAGTAGATGAAACACATCAAGCTGCTGAAGGTGTTTGCGTGAAATTTTTAGCATGA
- a CDS encoding gluconate:H+ symporter translates to MLGEFWPIISVVLGILLLLILIMACKLNTFVSLIITAIVTGILLGMPFDTIIKTIESGMGGTLGHIALIFGLGAMLGKLLADGGGATQIADTLIQKLGVRYVQWAMVIASFIIGIALFFEVGLVLLIPLVFTIAKRMNMSQLKIGLPMVTALSVTHGFLPPHPGPVVIASELNAHIGEVLLYGFIVAIPVTLVAGPLFVKIAPKLSSTAFEREGDISSLGATKTFKADQLPSFGLSTFTALLPVLLMLFATVWQLVTGHTDGATNHFESFIYFIGTAGTAMMIAVLFAIFSMGLMRGYAMKDVMETLTQAIYPIGMMLLIIGGGGAFKQILIDGGVGDSIEQLFTDVNISPLLLAWLVAAVLRLALGSATVAAISTTGIVLPLLQAADVNLALVVLAIGAGSVFCSHVNDAGFWMFKEYFGLTIKETFLTWSMVETIISVSGLIFVYALSLIV, encoded by the coding sequence ATGTTAGGAGAGTTTTGGCCGATTATAAGTGTTGTTTTAGGTATTTTATTATTATTAATATTGATTATGGCATGTAAGTTAAATACTTTTGTATCATTAATCATTACTGCTATTGTGACAGGTATTTTATTAGGGATGCCTTTTGATACTATTATTAAGACAATTGAAAGTGGAATGGGAGGAACATTAGGTCATATTGCTTTAATTTTTGGTCTAGGTGCTATGCTTGGTAAGTTGTTAGCAGATGGTGGTGGTGCAACACAAATTGCAGACACGCTTATTCAAAAGTTAGGTGTACGTTATGTACAGTGGGCAATGGTAATTGCTTCATTTATTATTGGTATTGCACTTTTCTTTGAGGTGGGACTTGTATTGCTTATTCCTCTTGTATTTACAATTGCTAAGCGTATGAATATGTCTCAATTGAAGATTGGTTTACCTATGGTGACAGCTTTATCAGTGACACATGGTTTTTTACCACCTCATCCGGGTCCGGTTGTCATTGCAAGCGAACTAAATGCACATATAGGAGAAGTCTTATTATATGGCTTTATTGTTGCCATTCCTGTGACATTAGTTGCGGGACCACTGTTTGTTAAAATTGCGCCTAAACTATCGTCAACAGCCTTTGAACGTGAAGGAGATATTTCATCATTAGGTGCTACAAAAACATTCAAAGCAGACCAATTGCCAAGTTTTGGATTGAGTACGTTTACAGCATTATTACCTGTATTATTAATGCTTTTTGCGACAGTATGGCAATTAGTTACAGGTCATACAGACGGTGCGACAAACCATTTTGAAAGTTTTATTTACTTTATTGGAACAGCTGGAACAGCAATGATGATAGCAGTATTGTTTGCGATTTTTAGTATGGGCTTAATGCGTGGTTATGCAATGAAAGATGTGATGGAAACATTAACACAAGCTATCTATCCAATTGGTATGATGCTATTGATCATTGGTGGAGGCGGTGCATTTAAACAAATTCTTATTGACGGTGGTGTAGGAGATAGTATAGAGCAATTATTTACGGATGTTAATATATCACCATTACTCCTTGCATGGCTTGTAGCAGCAGTACTTCGTCTTGCATTAGGTTCTGCAACGGTAGCTGCAATTTCTACAACAGGTATTGTTTTACCATTGTTACAGGCAGCTGATGTCAATCTTGCGCTTGTTGTTTTGGCTATTGGAGCGGGAAGTGTCTTTTGTTCGCATGTCAACGATGCAGGCTTTTGGATGTTTAAAGAATATTTTGGTTTGACAATAAAAGAGACATTCTTAACTTGGTCTATGGTAGAAACAATTATTTCAGTGAGTGGTTTGATTTTTGTTTATGCTTTGAGTTTAATTGTTTAA
- a CDS encoding prephenate dehydratase domain-containing protein produces MYLYYLGPQGTFSYLAAQQYCNDKHEHIVLSPKNQLHEVMTALIDDTDGQAIVPIENAIEGTINIVADTLVEQPFTVVGEVFLDVTFGLYVKSSQSLASIKKVYSIGPAISQTQKFIQRHQLAYAYTHSTISALDYINDTTAAIAPLGSGEMYGFTPIATHIEDYPHNQTRFLVLQHADTVKHHSGRSCLLVITPQQDKPGLLASILNTFALFNVNLSWIESRPLKTQLGMYRFFVQAVCPDQQVLDKIRTILETLDFNVQSLGRFNSHSPDE; encoded by the coding sequence ATGTATTTATACTATTTAGGACCACAAGGAACATTTTCATATCTCGCAGCTCAGCAATATTGCAATGATAAGCATGAGCATATCGTATTATCGCCTAAAAATCAGCTACATGAAGTGATGACTGCTCTGATTGATGATACAGATGGTCAGGCAATCGTTCCTATTGAAAATGCAATCGAAGGCACGATTAATATCGTAGCGGATACATTGGTCGAACAACCTTTTACTGTTGTAGGAGAAGTTTTTCTTGACGTTACATTCGGACTATACGTGAAATCGAGCCAATCTCTAGCATCGATTAAAAAAGTATATTCTATCGGTCCAGCGATCAGTCAAACACAAAAATTTATACAGCGTCATCAACTTGCATATGCTTATACTCATAGTACGATATCTGCTCTGGACTATATCAATGATACAACAGCAGCCATTGCACCGCTAGGAAGTGGCGAAATGTACGGCTTCACGCCAATAGCTACGCATATTGAAGATTATCCACATAATCAAACACGCTTTCTAGTATTGCAACATGCTGACACTGTAAAACATCATAGCGGCCGCTCTTGCTTGCTCGTTATTACCCCTCAACAAGACAAACCCGGTCTTTTAGCGAGTATCTTAAATACGTTTGCTTTATTCAATGTAAACTTATCATGGATTGAGTCGCGACCACTAAAGACACAGTTAGGTATGTATCGCTTTTTTGTACAGGCTGTCTGTCCAGACCAACAAGTCTTAGACAAAATCCGTACAATTCTCGAGACTTTAGACTTCAATGTACAATCTCTTGGGCGATTCAACTCACACAGCCCTGATGAGTGA